One Chryseobacterium indoltheticum DNA segment encodes these proteins:
- a CDS encoding serine hydrolase domain-containing protein has product MISKKIISAFLIFSFTTNIFSQTHKNWQNKIDSIIQIETPVHFNGVILINKKGKTVYSKAFGFSEIENKTPIKMNDQFEIMSNTKQITSVLVLKEVEKGKINLHAPIKKYLPFLKQTWADSVTVHQLLNHTHGIVDVEKPLVFKPGTDFKYGNLSNILLGKIVENVSKKTYRELAAKLFKQLKMNDTFCYSASDKRNLVFGYINKENKFSKVENSMINDENLPADGVISTAHDLVIWNNQLHKGKILSAASYRLMVSESAKSQHDVFGKEKMGYGYNIRIAETNGIQYLGHTGLGDGFSSLNIYIPKADLHIIVLENQMNDNSDLFYYTEKLIKDIIFETELVKSSR; this is encoded by the coding sequence AACTGGCAAAATAAAATTGACAGTATTATACAGATTGAGACACCTGTACATTTTAACGGAGTCATTCTGATTAATAAAAAGGGGAAAACGGTTTATTCTAAAGCTTTCGGATTTTCAGAAATTGAAAATAAAACTCCGATCAAAATGAATGACCAGTTTGAAATCATGTCAAATACAAAACAAATAACATCTGTTTTAGTTTTAAAAGAAGTGGAAAAAGGAAAAATTAACCTTCACGCTCCTATCAAAAAATATTTACCTTTTTTGAAGCAAACCTGGGCAGATTCTGTAACGGTTCATCAGCTTCTGAATCATACTCACGGAATCGTGGATGTTGAAAAACCATTGGTTTTCAAGCCTGGAACTGATTTTAAATATGGAAATCTTTCGAATATACTTTTGGGAAAAATCGTTGAAAATGTATCCAAAAAAACATACCGAGAATTAGCTGCGAAATTGTTTAAACAACTTAAAATGAATGATACGTTCTGTTATTCTGCATCGGATAAACGGAATCTGGTTTTTGGCTACATCAATAAAGAAAATAAATTTTCGAAAGTAGAAAACTCGATGATCAATGACGAAAATTTACCCGCAGACGGAGTTATTTCTACTGCACATGATTTAGTAATTTGGAATAACCAACTTCATAAAGGTAAAATTTTAAGTGCTGCATCTTATCGATTGATGGTCTCAGAATCTGCAAAATCACAGCACGATGTTTTTGGAAAAGAGAAAATGGGTTATGGTTACAATATCAGAATTGCTGAAACCAATGGAATACAATATCTTGGTCACACAGGATTAGGCGACGGTTTTTCTTCGCTGAATATTTATATTCCCAAAGCAGATTTACATATTATTGTTCTTGAAAATCAGATGAATGATAACAGCGATTTGTTTTATTATACTGAAAAATTAATTAAAGATATTATTTTTGAGACTGAACTTGTAAAGTCTTCCCGCTAA